In the Burkholderiales bacterium genome, GGGCGTGTATTGCCGATAGCCGGACGCGGTGCGTGCGGGCTGCTCCAGCAAACCTTCCCGCTCGTAGTAGCGTATGGTTTCGATCCCGGTCCCAGAGTCGTGAGCGAGCTTTCCTATCGTAAGTCCATTCATTGCTCTTACTCCTCCAGCCAAAGCTTAAACCTTGTATCCCGCTACGGAGTCAAGCGACTTGAGTACCGGCAATAGCGCGGGGTTGATAAAAGCAGAACGCCCACTAGGGCCAATCCGGTCATCATAAAAGGCGCGAACGCCATCTCCTGTTGCATCATCATCTCGCACATCTCCGCCATGCGGCGTGACGGTGAGCCATCGACCCCATTGCCTGCATCGTCTGGTCCGGCGGCGGTGCGAAGGCGACAGAGTTGGCCAGAACGAGCAAACATGCGGCAGCCTGTCACTTTATTTCGGAGCCGTTTTTCATTTCGAAACTCCTTAGTTTCACGTGCTCTGGAACAGCTATTTGTTGAACCGGCAGCGCAGTCAAAAGGTTCATGCATCGCGCGAAGGCTGCGAGTTACGCAGTCACGCGCGCGTCTTTAATGATTGGCCGAGACCCTTGCAGAGACCAGGCCAACCTGATTCCCAGCAGCAGCGTGAGCACCACGGCGTAATACAAGGGCTCCGCGACGTCTTTTTTGACCAGCCACCAATAGTGAATTACGCCCGCGACGGCGATGATGTAAACGAGCCGATGCAACTGCTGCCAGCGCTTCGCGCCCAGCCGCCTGATCATCGCGTTGGTCGAGGTGACCGCGAGCGGGATCAGGAGCACGAAGCTTGGGAAGCCGACCGTTATATACGGTCGCTTCATGATGTCCTTCACGATGCTGTCCCAGTCAAAGAATTGGTCCAGCAAAATATAAGTCGCGAAATGCAGGCAAGCGTAGAAAAATGCATACAGACCCAGCATGCGCCGCAAGCGTAGTAGCCAGTTGATGCTCAGCCATCGTCGCAGCGGTGTAATCGACAGCGTGATCAACAAAAATGACAGCGTCCAGGTGCCAGTCGAGCGCGTAATGAACTCGATCGGATTCGCGCTCAGGTTGTCAGTCAAGCCAAACCAAACAAGCCGCGCCAGTGGCAGCAAGCACGCGGCGAAAACCACGGCCTTCAGAAGGACGACGTTTTTTGGTTTTAAGTGAGCGGGCAGCATAAGCAAAGTCAGCGTTCGGGGAATAGGAACTGATGTAGTGTCGCGTAGCTTGTTCCCCCAAATGTCGCGCGAAGTTCACAATTCGGTCACAAGGTCAAAAGTATTTACGCAAGTCCATTCCCGCATAGAGCTGTGCAACCTGCTCGGCATAGCCGTTGAACGGAAGTGTCGGCCGCTTGAAAAATTCGCCGATACGCCGTTCCTTGGTCTGGTCCCAGCGCGGATGGTCGATAGCGGGGTTCACATTCGAATAAAAGCCATATTCGTGCGGCCCGGCGCGGTTCCAAGTCGTTAGCGGCTGCTTCTCAACGAAACGGATGCGCACGAGAGACTTACCGCTCTTGATGCCGTATTTCCACGGAATCACGACGCGCAGCGGCGCACCATTCTGGTTGGGAAGCACTTCGCCGTAGAGACCGACGCAAAGTATCGTCAGCGGGTGCATCGCCTCGTCCATGCGCAGGCCTTCGGTGTACGGCCAGTGGAGCACGGGCCCGCGCTGTCCCGGCATACGCCGCGGATCATGCAAGGTCGTGAACTCGACAAATTTTGCGCGGCTATTCGGCTCCGCACGTTTGATCAATTCCGACAGGGAATAGCCGACCCAGGGAATCACCATCGACCAGGCTTCGATGCAGCGCATGCGATAGATACGTTCTTCCAGAGGCTCGAGCTTTAGCAACTCGTCAACGTCATAGGTCTTCGGCTTGCTGACTTCGCCGTCAACGGTTAGAGTCCACGGCCTCGGTTGGAAATTCCGTGAATGCTGCGCAGGATCCGATTTGCCAGTTCCAAATTCATAGAAGTTGTTGTAAGTCGCGACATCCTTGTACGGCGTCAATTTCTCGTTCGTACTCAATTCGCTTTTGCGCGAACCGGAAAGTTTCATTCGACCCGAGTCGGCAGGCGGTGCGCTGTCGCAGGCCGGAATCAGCAAAGCAGCGCCCACGGCGGCTGTGGTCTTGATGAATTCGCGGCGGTTCAAATAAAGTTCGTGGCCGGTAATCTCGGATGGGATAACGTCGCGCACTTTCCTGATCAGCATGATAGAAACCTCGATGTCTTGCTGCGCAATTCCCGCTCACGCCCCGGCCGGCGCGAACTGGCTCGCCGGCCGCTTCGCTTTCAATTTCCTGCGCTGTATCAGCAAATAGGCCGCGGGAACAACGAACATGGATAGCAGTGGTGCGGTAATCATGCCACCGACCATCGGTGCTGCGATGCGTTGCATGACTTCCGATCCGGTTCCCCCGCCGAGCATGATGGGCAGCAGTCCGGCGATGATGACCGCAACCGTCATGGCTTTCGGACGAACGCGCAGCACCGCGCCTTCGCTGATGGCTTCCTTCAATTCCTCTTCGCCGCGTAGGCGGCCTTCGGCCCGGAAACGTTCTATCGCGTGATCGAGATAGATCAGCATGATCACGCCAAACTCCGCCGCGACTCCCGCGAGCGCGATGAAGCCGACGCCGGATGCGATCGACATGTCATAGCCCAATAAATAGATGAGCCAGAAACCGCCGATCAGCGCGAACGGCAGCGTTGCCATGATCAGCAACGCCGAACCGAATCTGCCGAAGGTCAGATAAAGCAGCACCAGGATGATCGCAAGCGTCGCCGGCACCACGATCTGCAAACGTTTGTTGGCGCGTTCCAGGTACTCGAACTGCCCAGACCAACTGATCGAATAACCCGGAGGAAGATCAACCCGCAGCCGCACCAGCCTCTGCGCATCCTTGACCACCGAGCCGAGATCGCGCCCGCGAATATCGACATAAATCCAGCCGTTCAGGCGCGCGTTCTCGCTTCTCAGCATCGGCGGCCCATCGGTTATTTTGAGGTTCGCGACGCTGCCCAAGGTGATCGTGGCGCCGCTTTCAGTAATGATCGGAAGCTGGCGCAGCTTGGCGACCGAATCGCGAATTTCGCGCGGGTAACGCACGTTGACTGGATAACGCTCCAATCCTTCGACAGTCTCGGTGACGTTCTCGCCGCCAATCGCGACGGCGACGATCTGCTGCACTTCGTCGATATTGAGCCCATAGCGTGCCGCGGCATTACGGTCGATATCGACCTCGATATAACGCCCGCCGGTTACGCGTTCGGCGAAGGCCGAGGTCACGCCCGGCACGGTTTTTACGAGCTGCTCGATTTCCCTGCCGATTTTTTCGATTACTTTGAGATCGGCTCCGGCAATCTTGATGCCGACCGGACTTTTGATTCCAGTGGCGAGCATGTCGATGCGATTGCGGATCGGCGGCACCCATAGATTCGAGAGCCCCGGGATGTTGACGGCGCGGTCGAGTTCTTCGATCAGCTTTTCGACTGTCCAGCCTTCGCGCCATTCCGATTGAGGCTTGAGCTGGACGGTAGTTTCAAGCATCTCGAGCGGCGCCGGATCCGTCGCGGTCTCGGCGCGGCCAGCTTTCCCAAACACGGTTTCGACTTCCGGGAAGGTTGCGATGATGCGATCGGTCTGCTGCAGAATTTCGGCCGCCTTGCCCGCGGAGATTCCGGGTAAAGTAGTTGGCATATAGAGCAGATCGCCCTCGTACAGCGGGGGCATGAATTCGCTGCCGAGGCGCAGCAGGGGATAAGCTGTAGCCACCAGTAGCAGCAAGGCTGTCAGCAGGGTGATCTTGGGAAAGCGCAGCACCAGCGCAATCAGCGGCCGATAGATCGCGATCAGGAAACGGTTGAGAGGATTTTTGGTTTCATCGGGAATTCTTCCGCGGATGAAGTAACCCATAAGCACCGGGATCAGCGTGACCGAAAGTGCGGCAGCCGCCGCCATCGCATAGGTCTTAGTGTAGGCGAGTGGAGAAAACAGCCGCCCCTCCTGCGCTTCGAGCGTGAACACCGGGATGAAACTCAAGGTGATGATCAACAGGCTGAAGAACAGCGCCGGCCCGACTTCGGCGGCGGCAGCGACGATCAAACTCCAGTGCTCGTCGCGTTTTATTTTTTGGTCGGGATGCGCGTGCTTCCACGCTTCCAGATGCTTGTGAGCGTTCTCGATCATCACCACCGATGCATCGACCATTGCGCCGATCGCGATCGCAATCCCGCCGAGCGACATGATATTGGCATTGACACCCTGGTAGTACATGACAATGAAGGCAATCAGAATGCCAATGGGCAAGGTGACGATGGCGACCAGCGACGAACGCAGGTGAAACAGGAACACCAGGCACACGAGCGCCACGACGATGAATTCCTCGACGAGCTTGCGCGTGAGATTTTCGATCGCGCGTTCGATGAGACCCGAGCGGTCGTAGGTTTCGACGATTTCGACACCTTGCGGCAAACTCGGCTTGAGGCTTTCGAGCTTCTCCTTGACCGCGGCGATGGTATCGAGCGCGTTTCTGTCCTGACGCATGACGATGACGCCGCCCACCGCCTCACCTTCGCCATCGACTTCCGAAACGCCGCGCCGGATTTCCGGCCCGATCTGTACGCGCGCCACGTCTTTTAATTGAATAGGTGTCCCGTTCTCGCCTAATCCAAGAGGTATTGCCCGGAAATCATCGAGGGTTTTGAGATAACCGGTCGCGCGTACCACGTATTCGGCTTCGCCCAATTCGACGACCGCGCCGCCGGTTTCTGAATTGGCGTTTTTAATCGCCTGGACGATGCGCGCTTGCGGAATGCGAAAGCTGCGCATGCGGTCGGGATCGAGCACCACCTGATACTGCTTTACGAAGCCGCCGATGGTCGCGACTTCTGCGACATTCGGCACCGTCTTCAATTCATATTTCAGGAACCAGTCCTGCAGTCCCCGCAATTGCGAAATGTCGTATTTGCCGCTCCTGTCAACCAGCGCGTATTCGTAGATCCAGCCCACACCGGTTGCGTCCGGGCCAATCGCAGATTTGGCATTCGCCGGCAGCCTTCCCGCCACCTGATTCATATATTCAAGAACACGCGAGCGCGCCCAATACAAATCGGTGCCGTCCTCGAACAGCACGTAGACGAACGAATCGCCGAAGAATGAATAACCGCGCACCGCTTTCGCACCCGGCACCGACATCATGGTGGTCGTCAGCGGATAGGTAACCTGGTCTTCAACGACGCGCGGCGCCTGGCCGGGGTACGTGGTCTTGATGATGACCTGCACGTCGGACAGATCGGGTATCGCATCGAGCGGCGTTTGGAAGACAGCCCAAACGCCCCACGCAGTGACCATGAGCGTGGCCATCAAAACCAGAAAACGGTTGTAGATGGACCAGCGAATCAAGCTCGCGATCATGGCTTCATTCCCTGCATGGGATCGCCATTCTTCATGCCCTTTTTGGAATCACCTCCCGTCATTCCTTTCATAGACCCGCTCTCCGGCATTCCTTTCATGGAACTTCGGTCCATCATTCCCTTTGTCGGATCGCTTCCCTTCATGCCTTCCATCGCTTCGCCACCCGCCATTCCCTTGCCGGTCTGTCCATCGGGTGTCCCGCTCGCCGCCGCTTCGGGCTCGGCCAGGCGATCAAGCGCCGTTCTCAAACTACTGGTCGAATCGATCAGGAACTGGCCGGATGCGACGACTTTCTGGCCTTTCTCGAGTCCGTCGACAATCTGTGTTTTTCCGCCCGCTTCCATGCCGGTTTTGACTTCGACCGGCTTGAACTTGCCTTCGCCCGTGGCCAGAATCACCACACTGCGCCGTCCTGTCTTGATCACTGCTTCCGTCGGCACGGTTAGGGTATCGGCTGTCTTCTCGCCATAGAGCGTGATATCGGCATACATGCCTGGCTTGAGTTTGAGGTTCGGATTCTTCAGTACGATGCGCGCTTCGAGCGTCCGCGTCGCTTTGTCGAGCCTCGGATAGATGTAATCGACCCGGCCTTTAAACACCCTGCCGGGAAAGGCTGGAAGCGTAATCTCGGCGGAGCTGTCTGCGCCGATCGAGCCCGCCTGGGATTCGGGAATTTCGGCGATGACCCAGACCGTTGACAAGTCCACGAGGTTGAACATGGCCATCCCCGGCTTGACTTCCGTGCCCTCGCGCACGCCGAGTTCGGCGACGATGCCGTTAAGCGGCGAATAGAATGCGACGCGGCGTTGCGGTTCACGGGTGTTTTCGAGTTTGCGAATTTGCGCATCGTTCAAGCCCAACAATGAGAGCCGGGCACGTGAAGCACGTGCAAGAACGTCGTTGCCTCCTTGGGCGATATTCAATGCGAGCAGATATTCTTCCTGGGCCACGAGCAGGTCGGGCGCATACACTTCAGCGAGCAATTGACCGCGCTTGACGGAATCGCTGACCGCTCTGACGTGCAAACGCTCGACCCATCCCGAGGCGCGGCTTTGCACGACCTCGATTTGCCGTTCGTTCGCCTGCACGCTGCCGACGACATCGACCTCTTGGGAAAATGCGCCGCTTTCGACCAGCGCGGTGCGGATGCCCAGATTCTGTATGATGCGCGGACTGATACTCACGGTGCCTTCGGCGTCGGCTCCTTCCTCGTAGACCGGAACGAGTTGCATGTCCATGAAAGGGGATGGTCCGGGCTTATCGAACTTTTGTTGCGGGAACATGGGATCGTGCCAATACAGCGGTTTTTTTTCGCCCGAAGCGGGCGCTTCGCTTTCCGTGGTCGATAAATCCTGCGCTGGTGATGTGGCGCCGTCCTTCGCGTCGGCGAACCATACTGGCCGAATGAACCACTCATATCCGATCACCGCCGCCACGGCGATGATCGCAATCAATACGATCAAGCCAAGCTTCTTCATCAATCGATCCTTCATTCCAAAAACCAACGCAACTGGACCGCTGCCTTCGCCGCATCGACCTGCAGCGCCAAGCGCTGCAATTGCAAGTCCAGTTCGGCACGACGTGCTTCGAGCACCGAGGCAAGATCGACCCGACCGGATTGATACGCTGCCACCGCTGCCTCCAGACGTTGTCTCGCTTGCGGCAGAATGGCCTTGTCGAAATATCGCGCCGTGCGTTCTTCGGCAGAAGACCATTCAGCGTAATAACGACGAACCTCCGCTTTGATCGCGCGCGATGCGTCCTCCTTGAGCGATTGAGATTTGTCGAGCAGCGCAAGTCTGGAACTCAGGTTCCGGTCCTGGCGGTTTTTGGTGAACAGCGGGAGATCGACGCCGACTTGAACACCGATAAAATCGGAGAACGCAGGGCGCGCGCCGTAGTAAACATCCACGCGCACATCCGGTTTGTAAGCCTGGCGTGCCAGCGCGACTTCGTTCTGTGCGGCCTCGACCTGTTTGCTCAGGTTGTTAAGGTGCGGATGGTTTTCGGCCTGTTGCAGTACCCGCTGCAGGCTCGGCGGTTCGGGCAATTCAGGCAACGCTTCGCTGACCGGCAGGTCGGCCGCCTCACCTATCCAGCGCGATAGCGCGGCGCGGGCGAGAGCAGCACGTTTTGCGTACTCGGCCTCGCGGTCCCGTAGCAAATCCAGCGTCACATTCTCACCCAAGACATCGGCCTGGCTTTTCTTGCCGGCGCGATAGGCAATACCGAGCGATTCAATCTGAATCTGGCTCTCTTTTTGCAATGCCCGGACAAGTTGCATTGCTTGTTCTGGATAAAACACGTCGAGCCAGGCGAGTGCCGCGTCGCGGCGGATCGTGCGCTGCATCAGGTCAAGTTCCTGGGCTTTCTGCTGCGCATCCAATTGCTCGCGTACTCCCCGCAGCCGACGCTTTTCCTGTCGCGGGAATTCCTGCGAGACGCCGACCGTCAGCATGGTGAAATTGTCACGCGTGAAGCTCAGCGCATCGGAGCCGGTAACCGGGTAATCCTTCAGTCCTCCCGTGAGTTTGGGGTCGGGCAATTGTGACGCGGCGACGGCATTTTGTTCTGCCGCCTTGATTGCCGATTGCTGACCAGCCAATAGCGGCTGATTGTTTAATGCCAGCTCGGCTGCTTCGTCTAAGCCCAATGGCGCGGCGGCGAGCGGCGCGCTGCTGATAACGAACGCAAGCGCTACGCTTGATATGTCGAACTTGAACATGATTTTCTCCGCATACAAATACGATTTCGCGCCTTTGCGGGCGCGGACAACAACGTATTGCGGGAGGCTAAATCAGAAAACTACAGAAGCGGATCGGAATAGGGGGATCGGAGATGAAGACTGCGGGACTATCTGCGCTTATGACTTGCACAGTCTGCGCAGGGGCCTCGGGCAGTGTCAGAATGGCTAATTGCGATAGTGCAAGGATGGGCAACTCGGTGTAGCTGGCGCTCTGATTCTCATCAGTGCAATCGGCAAGGCAGGCGTTGCCATTGTCATGGCACGGCTGTTCATCAAACGCCATGGCGGGCGCCATTTCGGCCATCATGCAAGGCTCTGCCGCGTGCGCGAATTGCGTGAATAGCATGAGCGCCAATAAAGAGCGGCTCAGGCAAGTCAGCAATCTGCGCGTAATGACCATATCAATTCCATTTTATTACGGCGAGTGAGACTCATTGTAGTCACGAAGGTTCGCGGCGTCGAGGCCGAATCGACGCGAGCCCATGGGTTCCGATCATCCGGCGCTGTTCTTCCGGAAAGGTGATTTTTGATAGGCCCCTCCGGACTGCCTCGCTGCGCGTTCGCCTAGCTGCCCGGCGAAGCAGTCGGCCATCTGCGCACTTTGCGTTTCGTGCTTTTTGGCGATTGCATGACTATGCCGGATTTCAGCTTCGCCGTAGCGCCCGGCGAAACTGGCGATTGAGGTCGTCATCAGGCCAAGCATTACGACGGCGAGCATCGGGGCTTTTATTCTTAACATGATCTTCTCCTATTCAAGTTGAGGGAGCCGGCGGCTGGAAAGTGCCGTCGTCCGATTGCTACGATACTCAGGGAACATCACGCTCAGGTCACGGGACCATTACATATCCGTCCCGGACGCTCCAGCACGAATCGCTCTAACAGACCCCAGTTCTATATTCAAGCAAAGGCGAGTGTTCTTTGCACGCGCGTTTGCCCTATCATCTCGGTTTTAGCCAAGCGCAGCCCGGATGCAATGGCGAAATCAGGGAAATCGTCGATTCCCCGGATTTCACTTCGGTGCATCCGGGCTACGCTTGCTTTGCTTTGATCTTCTCGGTGAACTCTGTGTCCTCTGTGGCTTGAAAGATAAAGTTATGCCATCTTCATCGAACGCGGCCTTCGTGCAATGGTTCCGCCGCGCCGCGCCGTACATCCACGCGTTTGGCGGCAAGACGTTCGTGATCGCGTTCGGCGGCGAAGTCGTCGCCGACGGCGGCTTCATCGGCTTGACGCACGATCTGAACCTGCTCGCGAGCCTGGAAATCAAGTTGGTGCTCGTGCACGGCGCCCGTCCGCAAATCGAAAACCGCTTACTCGCGTCCGGCATTGAGCCGCGCTATGTAAACGGCATACGCATTACCGACGCCGAAACCCTGCAATGCGCGAAGGAATCGATCGGCCGCGTGCGCGTTGAGATCGAAGCGCTGCTGTCGATGGGGCTGGCGAATTCGCCCATGGCCAATGCGCAAATTCGCGTCGCCAGCGGCAACTTCGTCACGGCGCGCCCGATCGGCGTGATCGACGGCGTCGATCTGCTGCATACCGGCGAGACGCGCAAGATCGACGCTGCCGGCATCCGCGCCTGCCTCGACGATAACGATGTCGTGCTGCTGTCGCCGCTCGGTTATTCGCCGACCGGGGAAATTTTCAACCTGACCCTGGAAGACGTCGCGCTGCAGACGGCGGTCGCGCTGTCCGCCGAGAAGCTGATATTCATGATGGACGCGGCCGGCATTACCGACCGCAAGGGCCAGTTGCTGCGCGAATTGACCGCGGCCGAAGCTGACGCGCAACTGCAGACTGACAAGGGCAAGGAGCGGGCCCAGCACATCCCCGACGATGTTGCTCTCTACTTGCCGTGCGCGGCGCAAGCCTGCCGCGCCGGTGTGCAGCGCGCGCATTTGATCAGCCGCCATCTCGACGGCGCGTTGCTGCTCGAACTTTTCACGCGCGATGGCATCGGTACCATGGTGACGCGCGACGCGCTGCAAAAGCTGCGCCCGGCCAATATCAACGACATCGCGGGCATCCTCGCGTTGATCGAGCCGCTCGAACAACAGGGCGTGCTGGTGCGGCGCAGCCGCGAATTGCTCGAGCGCGAGGTCAATCATTTTGTGGTCGTCGAGCACGATGGCCGCATCGTCGGTTGCGCGGCGCTGTATCCGTTTGCGAAAAACGGCGCCGGCGAGCTTGCCTGCCTGACTGTGGAGTCGGCCTATCGCGATTCCGGCGCCGGGCAGAGCCTGCTCGACAACATTGAAGCCAAAGCGCGTCGGCAAAAAATCAGGAAGCTGTTCGTTCTGACGACGCGGGCGGCGCACTGGTTTATCGAGCGCGGCTTCAGCGAGACCGATGTCGACAGCCTGCCGCCGCGGCGCCAATCGTTATATAACTACAGCCGCCGCTCGAAAATTTTCGTGAAGCCGCTGCCGCGTTAGCGGCGGATGCCGGCTTGCCGCGCGATAATATGCTGTTACGGACAGAGGAAAAATCATGGCAAGAACAGTGCAATGTGTGAAGCTGAAGCGTGAAGCCGAAGGGCTCGACTACCCGCCGTACCCGGGCGAACTCGGCCAGAAAATTTTCGAGAACGTGTCGAAAGAGGCATGGAAGGGCTGGCTCGAGCACCAGAAGATGCTGGTCAACGAAAACCGGCTGAATCTCGCCGACATCAAGGCGCGCAAATATCTGGCCGAGCAAATGGAGCGGCACTTCTTCGGCGCCGGCGCCGAAGCGGCCGCGGGCTACACGCCGCCGAGCAAGTAGTTTGCGTCCTGCCGGGCAGGCCAATGCAAACGACATATCGAGGGGCATCGAAGGCCGCGCCCGGACCCAGGAGTCACCGTTACGGAAATCGAACTCAAGCTGCTGGTTGCGCCGGAACATCTGACGCGCTTGCGCCGGCATCCGCTGTTGCGCGCGGCTCAAGGTAAGAAAGCGCTCAGCCGCAGATTCATCGCCGAGTATTACGACACCGCCAAGTTCGACTTGCGGCGCGCCGGCGTTGGTCTGCGTTTGCGTCGCGAGGGCCGGCGCATCGTGCAGACGGTGAAACGCGAAGGCCGCGTCGACGGCGGTTTGCATCAACGCCCGGAGTGGGAGACCGAAACGCGCGACGGCAAGCTCGATTTCGCCGCGCTCGCAGAAACCGGCTGGTGCAAGCACTTCGACGATCCCGATTTGCGGAATCGTCTGCAGCCGATATTCACGACCGAATACCGACGCACGACGCGCATCATCGAACCGGGCCCTGGCTGCGTCATCGAATTTTGCCTCGATCAGGGCGAGATACGCGCGCAGGGCAGGGCGCACCCGATCTGCGAAGTCGAGCTCGAACTGCGCAGCGGCGAGCCGTCCGCGCTCTACGATCTCGCGCTGGCGCTCGACCAGACCATACCGCTCAAGATCGGAAGACATTCCAAGCCCGAGCGCGGCTATCTGCTTTTGACCGAGCCTGCCGCGCAGCCGGTTAAGGCGGCCCCGATCGAACTTTTCGCGGACATGAACGTCGCCGCGGCGTTCAGCCACATCGCTTTCGACGGCATCGCGCATCTGGAAGAAAACGAGGCCGGCACGCTGGTGCACGCGGACCCGGAGTATCTGCATCAGATGCGCGTTGCGGTACGCCGGCTGCGTTCAGCTTTCAGCATGTTCCGCGCGGCTTTGTCCGGGCCGGAATTCGAACGGTATGCGGAAGAACTGCGCTGGCTCGGCCAGGCGCTGGGGCCGGCGCGGGACTGGGACGTGTTCACCATTGAAACCCTGCCGCAGATCGCCGCGCAGTTTGCCTCGCTCCCCGGCATCGATTGGCTCGGCAAGGAAGCGGTGCGGGCGCGCGCCGAGGCCAACGAGGTGGCGGCGCAAGCGATCGAATCGCGGCGCTATCAGCGGCT is a window encoding:
- a CDS encoding MerR family DNA-binding transcriptional regulator, whose amino-acid sequence is MNGLTIGKLAHDSGTGIETIRYYEREGLLEQPARTASGYRQYTP
- a CDS encoding sulfoxide reductase heme-binding subunit YedZ yields the protein MLPAHLKPKNVVLLKAVVFAACLLPLARLVWFGLTDNLSANPIEFITRSTGTWTLSFLLITLSITPLRRWLSINWLLRLRRMLGLYAFFYACLHFATYILLDQFFDWDSIVKDIMKRPYITVGFPSFVLLIPLAVTSTNAMIRRLGAKRWQQLHRLVYIIAVAGVIHYWWLVKKDVAEPLYYAVVLTLLLGIRLAWSLQGSRPIIKDARVTA
- the msrP gene encoding protein-methionine-sulfoxide reductase catalytic subunit MsrP yields the protein MLIRKVRDVIPSEITGHELYLNRREFIKTTAAVGAALLIPACDSAPPADSGRMKLSGSRKSELSTNEKLTPYKDVATYNNFYEFGTGKSDPAQHSRNFQPRPWTLTVDGEVSKPKTYDVDELLKLEPLEERIYRMRCIEAWSMVIPWVGYSLSELIKRAEPNSRAKFVEFTTLHDPRRMPGQRGPVLHWPYTEGLRMDEAMHPLTILCVGLYGEVLPNQNGAPLRVVIPWKYGIKSGKSLVRIRFVEKQPLTTWNRAGPHEYGFYSNVNPAIDHPRWDQTKERRIGEFFKRPTLPFNGYAEQVAQLYAGMDLRKYF
- a CDS encoding efflux RND transporter permease subunit — translated: MIASLIRWSIYNRFLVLMATLMVTAWGVWAVFQTPLDAIPDLSDVQVIIKTTYPGQAPRVVEDQVTYPLTTTMMSVPGAKAVRGYSFFGDSFVYVLFEDGTDLYWARSRVLEYMNQVAGRLPANAKSAIGPDATGVGWIYEYALVDRSGKYDISQLRGLQDWFLKYELKTVPNVAEVATIGGFVKQYQVVLDPDRMRSFRIPQARIVQAIKNANSETGGAVVELGEAEYVVRATGYLKTLDDFRAIPLGLGENGTPIQLKDVARVQIGPEIRRGVSEVDGEGEAVGGVIVMRQDRNALDTIAAVKEKLESLKPSLPQGVEIVETYDRSGLIERAIENLTRKLVEEFIVVALVCLVFLFHLRSSLVAIVTLPIGILIAFIVMYYQGVNANIMSLGGIAIAIGAMVDASVVMIENAHKHLEAWKHAHPDQKIKRDEHWSLIVAAAAEVGPALFFSLLIITLSFIPVFTLEAQEGRLFSPLAYTKTYAMAAAAALSVTLIPVLMGYFIRGRIPDETKNPLNRFLIAIYRPLIALVLRFPKITLLTALLLLVATAYPLLRLGSEFMPPLYEGDLLYMPTTLPGISAGKAAEILQQTDRIIATFPEVETVFGKAGRAETATDPAPLEMLETTVQLKPQSEWREGWTVEKLIEELDRAVNIPGLSNLWVPPIRNRIDMLATGIKSPVGIKIAGADLKVIEKIGREIEQLVKTVPGVTSAFAERVTGGRYIEVDIDRNAAARYGLNIDEVQQIVAVAIGGENVTETVEGLERYPVNVRYPREIRDSVAKLRQLPIITESGATITLGSVANLKITDGPPMLRSENARLNGWIYVDIRGRDLGSVVKDAQRLVRLRVDLPPGYSISWSGQFEYLERANKRLQIVVPATLAIILVLLYLTFGRFGSALLIMATLPFALIGGFWLIYLLGYDMSIASGVGFIALAGVAAEFGVIMLIYLDHAIERFRAEGRLRGEEELKEAISEGAVLRVRPKAMTVAVIIAGLLPIMLGGGTGSEVMQRIAAPMVGGMITAPLLSMFVVPAAYLLIQRRKLKAKRPASQFAPAGA
- a CDS encoding efflux RND transporter periplasmic adaptor subunit — its product is MKKLGLIVLIAIIAVAAVIGYEWFIRPVWFADAKDGATSPAQDLSTTESEAPASGEKKPLYWHDPMFPQQKFDKPGPSPFMDMQLVPVYEEGADAEGTVSISPRIIQNLGIRTALVESGAFSQEVDVVGSVQANERQIEVVQSRASGWVERLHVRAVSDSVKRGQLLAEVYAPDLLVAQEEYLLALNIAQGGNDVLARASRARLSLLGLNDAQIRKLENTREPQRRVAFYSPLNGIVAELGVREGTEVKPGMAMFNLVDLSTVWVIAEIPESQAGSIGADSSAEITLPAFPGRVFKGRVDYIYPRLDKATRTLEARIVLKNPNLKLKPGMYADITLYGEKTADTLTVPTEAVIKTGRRSVVILATGEGKFKPVEVKTGMEAGGKTQIVDGLEKGQKVVASGQFLIDSTSSLRTALDRLAEPEAAASGTPDGQTGKGMAGGEAMEGMKGSDPTKGMMDRSSMKGMPESGSMKGMTGGDSKKGMKNGDPMQGMKP
- a CDS encoding TolC family protein; translation: MFKFDISSVALAFVISSAPLAAAPLGLDEAAELALNNQPLLAGQQSAIKAAEQNAVAASQLPDPKLTGGLKDYPVTGSDALSFTRDNFTMLTVGVSQEFPRQEKRRLRGVREQLDAQQKAQELDLMQRTIRRDAALAWLDVFYPEQAMQLVRALQKESQIQIESLGIAYRAGKKSQADVLGENVTLDLLRDREAEYAKRAALARAALSRWIGEAADLPVSEALPELPEPPSLQRVLQQAENHPHLNNLSKQVEAAQNEVALARQAYKPDVRVDVYYGARPAFSDFIGVQVGVDLPLFTKNRQDRNLSSRLALLDKSQSLKEDASRAIKAEVRRYYAEWSSAEERTARYFDKAILPQARQRLEAAVAAYQSGRVDLASVLEARRAELDLQLQRLALQVDAAKAAVQLRWFLE
- the argA gene encoding amino-acid N-acetyltransferase produces the protein MPSSSNAAFVQWFRRAAPYIHAFGGKTFVIAFGGEVVADGGFIGLTHDLNLLASLEIKLVLVHGARPQIENRLLASGIEPRYVNGIRITDAETLQCAKESIGRVRVEIEALLSMGLANSPMANAQIRVASGNFVTARPIGVIDGVDLLHTGETRKIDAAGIRACLDDNDVVLLSPLGYSPTGEIFNLTLEDVALQTAVALSAEKLIFMMDAAGITDRKGQLLRELTAAEADAQLQTDKGKERAQHIPDDVALYLPCAAQACRAGVQRAHLISRHLDGALLLELFTRDGIGTMVTRDALQKLRPANINDIAGILALIEPLEQQGVLVRRSRELLEREVNHFVVVEHDGRIVGCAALYPFAKNGAGELACLTVESAYRDSGAGQSLLDNIEAKARRQKIRKLFVLTTRAAHWFIERGFSETDVDSLPPRRQSLYNYSRRSKIFVKPLPR
- a CDS encoding oxidative damage protection protein, translating into MARTVQCVKLKREAEGLDYPPYPGELGQKIFENVSKEAWKGWLEHQKMLVNENRLNLADIKARKYLAEQMERHFFGAGAEAAAGYTPPSK